A genomic region of Rhodanobacter sp. contains the following coding sequences:
- a CDS encoding crosslink repair DNA glycosylase YcaQ family protein, translating into MPLSAASASAVALHPSQARALQLHAQGLLQAPRRKPRRGDVVAAIERMRLLQIDSIHVVARSPYLVLHARLGDCPAAWLDEALDQGRIAECWAHEACFVAARDLAAHRAWRERGNHWAQRHAERMHREHKPSMDALLARIRDDGPVLASDFPREDRGASGWWEWKPEKRWLEAWFALGDLMVARRERFQRVYDLAGRVLAKLDPPFVPCGLDTEQLRRHFILDSVRALGIAQARWIADYFRLKPAVTARELAPMLAAGELLEVAVRGWDVPGYVHREHADALERARSGRLRATHTALLSPFDPLVWDRTRLQAMFDFDYRIECYVPASKRRYGYYVLPILHRGALVGRLDAKAHRAEGVFEIKALFLEPGVQPSPRLAGDLAAAIRRTARWHGTPEVRLGRCRPQALATLLRAALKG; encoded by the coding sequence ATGCCGTTGAGCGCAGCTTCAGCGAGCGCGGTCGCTTTGCATCCGTCGCAGGCGCGCGCGCTGCAACTGCATGCGCAAGGCTTGTTGCAGGCGCCGCGCCGCAAGCCGCGGCGCGGCGACGTGGTGGCGGCCATCGAACGCATGCGCCTGTTGCAGATCGATTCCATCCATGTGGTTGCGCGCAGCCCGTACTTGGTGCTGCATGCGCGCCTGGGCGATTGCCCGGCGGCGTGGTTGGATGAAGCGCTGGACCAGGGCCGCATCGCGGAATGCTGGGCGCACGAAGCCTGTTTCGTCGCCGCACGCGATCTTGCCGCACATCGCGCCTGGCGCGAACGCGGCAATCACTGGGCGCAACGGCACGCCGAGCGCATGCATCGCGAGCACAAGCCGTCGATGGACGCGTTGCTTGCGCGCATCCGCGACGACGGCCCGGTGCTCGCTTCGGATTTTCCGCGCGAGGACCGCGGCGCCTCCGGTTGGTGGGAGTGGAAGCCGGAGAAGCGCTGGCTGGAGGCGTGGTTCGCGCTGGGCGACCTGATGGTGGCGCGGCGCGAGCGCTTCCAGCGCGTGTACGACCTCGCCGGGCGCGTGTTGGCGAAGCTCGATCCGCCGTTCGTCCCCTGCGGGCTGGATACCGAGCAGCTGCGCCGGCATTTCATCCTCGACAGCGTGCGCGCATTGGGCATCGCGCAGGCGCGCTGGATCGCCGACTACTTCCGCCTCAAGCCCGCGGTGACCGCGCGGGAGCTGGCGCCGATGCTGGCCGCAGGCGAATTGCTGGAAGTCGCGGTGCGCGGCTGGGACGTGCCGGGTTACGTGCATCGCGAACACGCCGATGCGCTGGAGCGGGCGCGCAGCGGCCGCCTGCGCGCCACGCACACGGCCCTGCTCTCGCCATTCGATCCGCTGGTATGGGATCGCACCCGCCTGCAGGCGATGTTCGATTTCGACTACCGCATCGAGTGTTACGTGCCCGCATCGAAGCGGCGCTACGGCTACTACGTGCTGCCCATCCTGCATCGCGGTGCGTTGGTCGGCCGGCTGGACGCCAAGGCGCATCGCGCCGAGGGCGTGTTCGAGATCAAGGCGCTGTTCCTCGAACCCGGCGTGCAGCCGTCGCCGCGGTTGGCCGGCGACCTGGCTGCGGCGATCCGGCGCACCGCCCGCTGGCACGGCACGCCGGAGGTTCGCCTGGGACGCTGCCGCCCACAGGCGCTGGCGACGCTGCTGCGCGCCGCGTTGAAGGGCTGA